Below is a window of Camelina sativa cultivar DH55 chromosome 11, Cs, whole genome shotgun sequence DNA.
GTTGTGAATCAGACAAGAGCAGATTCATGCAACGACAGCTTAGGCACATGCACTTACGAGGGGGTGCCACCTTCACCCCCTTCACCCCTTTCACCCCTCAAAGTTTGCATCGGTGTAGTTAAAAGAATGTGCAGTTATGTTTGTCCTGAGAAATGTTGTGATGCGAACTGTGCACAAAAATATAAAGGTGGGCGTGGATTTTGTAATCCCTTTGGTAATATTATTTTGTGCCAATGTCAGTACCCTTGCTAAAACTGGTtgaaattttttggaaaaacaattgtctttcttttcatattttgttattgtaagttcaataatcttatataataaagaaggGTTCCTCCAAAATATTTTAACCAGAAAGTAACATATGTCACTAAATCAAAACCATTCATTTTGTTCATAAAAATTTCTAACtagattttaaaacatttcattggaaccacaacaacaatcatGGAAAACAACTGACGATCC
It encodes the following:
- the LOC109127573 gene encoding putative defensin-like protein 180, with the protein product MERTPSLIFHVSLLIIFVAVVNQTRADSCNDSLGTCTYEGVPPSPPSPLSPLKVCIGVVKRMCSYVCPEKCCDANCAQKYKGGRGFCNPFGNIILCQCQYPC